The following proteins are co-located in the Microbacterium immunditiarum genome:
- a CDS encoding aldo/keto reductase: MTTTPPTTPLVLGAMMFGTTIDEETSFALLDRFVERGGVWIDTADCYSFWASESGQGGDSERVIGRWLAARPGVRDRVRISTKLGAEPLWAGSWPEHRAGLSRRAVLDAFAGSLDRLGVDSVDLLWLHQEDRTVPIEETVDALAELTGRGLARRVGASNHPAWRVERARAHARSIGALPIDAMQLNSTYLRVRPGTRPPGVVHPFGVLSDEQLDYARVNGLEVWAYTPLLSGAYDNPAKEIPEVYDHPGTARRLEALDAVASELGAPRGQVVLAWQVARGIRPMLGGSRVDQLDVALDGVRLALSPAQLERLSSPA, encoded by the coding sequence ATGACGACGACACCTCCCACCACGCCGCTGGTTCTCGGCGCGATGATGTTCGGCACGACGATCGACGAGGAGACGTCGTTCGCGCTGCTCGACCGGTTCGTCGAGCGCGGCGGCGTCTGGATCGACACCGCGGACTGCTACAGCTTCTGGGCGAGCGAGTCCGGGCAGGGCGGCGACAGCGAGCGCGTCATCGGCCGGTGGCTCGCGGCGCGGCCCGGCGTGCGGGATCGCGTCCGCATCTCGACGAAGCTCGGCGCCGAGCCGCTGTGGGCCGGCTCCTGGCCGGAGCACCGCGCCGGACTGTCGCGCCGCGCCGTGCTCGACGCCTTCGCCGGCAGCCTCGACCGCCTGGGAGTGGACTCCGTCGACCTGCTGTGGCTTCACCAGGAGGACCGCACGGTCCCGATCGAGGAGACGGTCGACGCGCTGGCGGAGCTCACGGGCAGAGGACTCGCTCGCCGCGTCGGCGCCTCCAACCACCCCGCGTGGCGTGTCGAGCGAGCCCGCGCGCACGCGCGCTCGATCGGCGCGCTTCCCATCGACGCGATGCAGCTGAACAGCACGTACCTGCGCGTGCGTCCGGGCACGCGCCCGCCCGGCGTCGTGCACCCGTTCGGCGTGCTGAGCGACGAGCAGCTCGACTACGCGAGGGTGAACGGGCTCGAGGTGTGGGCGTACACGCCCCTGCTGTCGGGCGCGTACGACAACCCCGCGAAGGAGATCCCCGAGGTCTACGACCACCCGGGCACCGCGCGGCGCCTCGAGGCGCTCGACGCTGTCGCGTCCGAGCTCGGCGCCCCGCGCGGGCAGGTCGTGCTCGCGTGGCAGGTGGCGCGCGGCATCCGTCCCATGCTCGGCGGCAGCCGCGTCGACCAGCTCGACGTCGCCCTCGACGGTGTGCGTCTCGCGCTGTCGCCCGCGCAGCTCGAGCGTCTCTCCTCCCCAGCGTGA
- a CDS encoding SatD family protein, giving the protein MTVAVIADLVGSRRMPDRSGAQHTLESAIARVEQDLPVAREPLSPTVGDELQGVYDALPDALSSLLLLQLALPDGVECRFGIGIGDIGPVASSTATLSDGAGWWSARAAIDTVHRLQKRTAPNARTWIVASPEQDDTMRPSVDLANAYALARDQLVTSMNERARRLTYGRCLGVSQAALAKEEGVTQPAVSQVLAAAGASAVVEGFLALRAERAA; this is encoded by the coding sequence ATGACCGTCGCAGTCATCGCCGACCTCGTCGGCTCGCGCAGGATGCCCGACCGCTCGGGCGCGCAGCACACCCTCGAATCCGCCATCGCGCGGGTCGAGCAGGACCTGCCCGTCGCGCGCGAGCCGCTGAGTCCGACGGTGGGCGATGAGCTTCAGGGCGTCTACGACGCGCTGCCCGACGCGCTCAGCTCGCTCCTGCTGCTGCAGCTCGCCCTGCCGGACGGCGTCGAGTGCCGGTTCGGCATCGGGATCGGCGACATCGGCCCCGTCGCCTCCTCGACCGCGACGCTGTCGGACGGCGCCGGCTGGTGGTCGGCTCGGGCCGCGATCGACACCGTCCACCGCCTGCAGAAGCGCACCGCGCCGAACGCGCGCACGTGGATCGTCGCCTCCCCGGAGCAGGATGACACCATGCGCCCCTCCGTCGACCTCGCCAACGCATACGCGCTCGCACGCGACCAGCTCGTCACATCGATGAACGAACGCGCCCGGAGACTGACGTACGGACGGTGCCTCGGTGTGAGCCAAGCCGCCCTCGCGAAAGAGGAGGGCGTGACGCAGCCGGCCGTGTCGCAGGTGCTTGCGGCGGCCGGCGCATCCGCCGTCGTCGAGGGGTTCCTCGCTCTCCGAGCGGAGCGGGCCGCGTGA
- the argH gene encoding argininosuccinate lyase, with translation MSDEKADGTNPGALWGARFAGGPSPELAALSVSTHFDWDLALYDIAGSHAHAAALAAAGYLTEGEERRMHAGLDALARRVSDGSLRPGPDDEDVHGALETALIAEVGPELGGKLRAGRSRNDQIATLVRLYLLDHARTIARELLRVIDALVAQAEAHPDAIMPGRTHLQHAQPILLAHHLQAHAWPLVRELERLRDWSARASVSPYGGGALAGSTLGLDPQLVATRLGLSRPAENSLDGTAARDVVAEFAFIAAMIGVDLSRLAEDVIIWNTREFGFVRLDDAYSTGSSIMPQKKNPDIAELARGKSGRLIGNLSGLLATLKGLPLAYNRDLQEDKEPVFDSVRTLEIVLPAVAGMIATMTFDTERMAELAPQGFSLATDVADWLVKRGIPFREAHEISGALVRLCEQQGIELHEATDEMLAAVTPRLEPEVREVLTIEGSVASRDGIGGTAPVRVAEQRTELVARAQSAVHALGL, from the coding sequence GTGAGCGACGAGAAGGCCGACGGCACCAACCCCGGCGCCCTGTGGGGCGCGCGTTTCGCGGGCGGACCCTCGCCCGAGCTCGCGGCGCTGAGCGTGTCGACGCACTTCGACTGGGACCTCGCGCTGTACGACATCGCCGGCTCGCATGCCCACGCCGCCGCGCTCGCCGCCGCCGGCTACCTCACCGAGGGCGAGGAGCGCCGTATGCACGCGGGCCTCGACGCGCTCGCGCGACGCGTGTCGGACGGGTCTCTGCGCCCCGGCCCCGACGACGAGGACGTGCACGGCGCGCTCGAGACGGCGCTCATCGCCGAGGTCGGCCCGGAGCTCGGCGGCAAGCTGCGTGCCGGCCGCAGCCGCAACGACCAGATCGCGACGCTCGTGCGGCTGTACCTGCTCGACCACGCGCGCACGATCGCGCGCGAGCTCCTCCGCGTGATCGACGCGCTCGTCGCGCAGGCCGAAGCCCACCCGGACGCGATCATGCCCGGGCGCACGCACCTGCAGCACGCACAGCCGATTCTGCTCGCCCACCACCTTCAGGCGCACGCGTGGCCGCTCGTGCGCGAGCTGGAGCGCCTGCGGGACTGGTCGGCACGGGCATCCGTCTCGCCCTACGGCGGAGGCGCGCTCGCCGGCTCGACGCTCGGTCTCGACCCGCAGCTCGTCGCGACGCGGCTGGGGCTCTCGCGCCCCGCCGAGAACTCGCTCGACGGAACGGCCGCACGCGATGTCGTCGCCGAGTTCGCGTTCATCGCGGCGATGATCGGCGTCGACTTGTCGCGCCTGGCCGAGGACGTCATCATCTGGAACACGCGCGAGTTCGGCTTCGTGCGCCTCGATGACGCCTATTCGACGGGGTCGAGCATCATGCCGCAGAAGAAGAACCCCGACATCGCCGAGCTCGCGCGCGGCAAGTCGGGGCGGCTCATCGGCAACCTGTCGGGGCTGCTCGCGACGCTCAAGGGACTCCCTCTCGCGTACAACCGCGATCTGCAGGAGGACAAGGAGCCCGTGTTCGACTCCGTCCGCACGCTCGAGATCGTGCTTCCGGCGGTGGCGGGCATGATCGCGACGATGACGTTCGACACCGAGCGCATGGCCGAGCTCGCGCCGCAGGGCTTCTCGCTCGCGACCGATGTCGCGGACTGGCTCGTGAAGCGGGGCATCCCGTTCCGTGAGGCCCACGAGATCTCGGGCGCGCTCGTGCGGCTGTGCGAGCAGCAGGGGATCGAGCTGCACGAGGCCACCGATGAGATGCTCGCGGCGGTCACGCCGCGCCTGGAGCCCGAGGTCCGCGAGGTGCTGACGATCGAGGGGTCGGTCGCGAGCCGCGACGGCATCGGGGGCACGGCTCCGGTGCGAGTGGCCGAGCAGCGCACGGAGCTCGTGGCCCGGGCACAGTCGGCCGTGCACGCCCTGGGCTTATAA
- a CDS encoding heparan-alpha-glucosaminide N-acetyltransferase domain-containing protein, protein MSEGAERTPTDSGPRTRPWLATRWDRLNGPARVAGVDLARGLAVLGMFAAHLLWIREIFDWDDPATWIHIVDGRSSILFATLAGVSIGLVTGGPSPLAGSAMGTARLRLVVRAFLLWLLGLLLDSTGVPVYVILQAYGILFVLAVPFTRLRARTLFVVAGAIALVMPFVQVWLDANPFWFTATGDLTATALGWHYPFTVWIAFVLAGLGVARAGILRTRVQVWTLAAGAALATVGYALHAVSGSDAASEQSSFWPALWTARPHSTGLLEVIGTGGFALAVIAACVLLCRTFVVWIVLPLRAVGSMPLTAYTAQLLVWAWVASIVLGTSRDLAGFRDLEPFVPFAVWTVIGCTAWALLVGRGPLEWAFDRLTRLVVKEPADHGRQPLDRVER, encoded by the coding sequence ATGAGCGAAGGGGCCGAGCGTACTCCGACCGACAGCGGTCCGCGGACCCGGCCCTGGCTCGCGACCCGCTGGGATCGCCTCAACGGTCCCGCTCGCGTGGCGGGCGTCGACCTCGCGCGCGGGCTCGCCGTGCTCGGGATGTTCGCGGCCCATCTGCTGTGGATCCGCGAGATCTTCGACTGGGACGACCCCGCGACGTGGATCCACATCGTCGACGGCCGGTCGTCGATCCTGTTCGCGACGCTGGCGGGGGTCTCGATCGGCCTCGTGACGGGCGGGCCCTCGCCGCTGGCCGGCAGCGCCATGGGGACCGCCCGGCTGCGGCTCGTCGTGCGCGCGTTCCTGCTGTGGCTGCTCGGCCTGCTGCTCGACTCGACCGGCGTCCCGGTGTACGTCATCCTGCAGGCCTACGGAATCCTGTTCGTCCTCGCCGTGCCGTTCACCCGGCTTCGGGCGCGCACGCTGTTCGTCGTCGCGGGCGCGATCGCCCTCGTCATGCCCTTCGTCCAAGTGTGGCTCGACGCGAACCCGTTCTGGTTCACCGCGACCGGTGACCTCACCGCGACCGCGCTCGGCTGGCACTACCCGTTCACGGTGTGGATCGCGTTCGTGCTCGCGGGGCTCGGCGTCGCGCGGGCTGGGATCCTCCGCACGCGCGTGCAGGTCTGGACGCTCGCCGCCGGGGCAGCGCTCGCGACGGTCGGCTACGCCCTCCACGCCGTGAGCGGTTCGGATGCGGCATCCGAGCAGTCCTCGTTCTGGCCCGCGCTGTGGACGGCCCGTCCGCACTCGACCGGGCTCCTCGAAGTCATCGGCACGGGCGGGTTCGCGCTCGCGGTGATCGCGGCGTGCGTGCTCCTGTGCCGCACCTTCGTCGTGTGGATCGTCCTCCCGCTGCGGGCGGTGGGTTCCATGCCCCTCACGGCCTATACCGCGCAGCTCCTCGTGTGGGCGTGGGTCGCGTCGATCGTGCTCGGCACGTCACGCGACCTCGCGGGCTTCCGCGATCTCGAGCCCTTCGTGCCCTTCGCGGTGTGGACGGTGATCGGATGCACCGCGTGGGCGCTCCTCGTCGGGCGGGGTCCGCTCGAGTGGGCGTTCGACCGGTTGACGCGTCTCGTCGTGAAGGAGCCGGCCGATCACGGGCGACAGCCCCTCGATAGGGTGGAGCGGTGA
- the argF gene encoding ornithine carbamoyltransferase: MTRHLLRDDDLTPAEQDEILDLAVALKKDRWKLKPLAGPQTVAVIFDKSSTRTRVSFAVGIADLGGSPLVISTANSQLGGKETPADTARVLERQVAAIVWRTYAQAGLEEMARGTRVPVVNALSDDFHPCQLLADLLTIREHKGDLKGLTLAFFGDGRSNMAHSYVLAGVTAGMHVRVASPEDYAPRDDVIAAADRRAAETGGSVTLFTDPNEAAAGADVIVTDTWVSMGKEEEKLARLRDLGAYKVTQELMSLAQGDAIFIHCLPADRGYEVDGEVIDGPQSVVWDEAENRLHAQKALLVWLLRQQD, from the coding sequence GTGACCCGCCACCTGCTCCGTGACGACGACCTCACGCCGGCCGAGCAGGACGAGATCCTCGATCTCGCCGTCGCGCTCAAGAAGGATCGCTGGAAGCTCAAGCCCCTCGCCGGCCCCCAGACGGTCGCGGTGATCTTCGACAAGTCCTCGACGCGCACGCGCGTGTCGTTCGCGGTCGGCATCGCCGACCTGGGCGGCTCGCCCCTGGTCATCTCGACGGCCAACAGCCAGCTCGGCGGCAAGGAGACGCCCGCCGACACGGCGCGCGTGCTCGAGCGGCAGGTGGCCGCGATCGTGTGGCGCACCTACGCGCAGGCGGGCCTCGAGGAGATGGCCCGCGGAACGCGCGTGCCGGTCGTCAACGCGCTGAGCGACGACTTCCACCCGTGCCAGCTGCTCGCCGACCTGCTCACGATCCGCGAGCACAAGGGCGACCTGAAGGGGCTCACGCTCGCGTTCTTCGGCGACGGACGCTCGAACATGGCGCACTCGTACGTGCTCGCGGGCGTCACCGCCGGCATGCACGTGCGCGTCGCGTCACCCGAGGACTACGCGCCGCGCGACGACGTGATCGCCGCCGCGGATCGTCGCGCCGCCGAGACGGGCGGCTCTGTCACGCTCTTCACCGACCCGAACGAGGCGGCGGCGGGGGCCGACGTCATCGTCACCGACACGTGGGTGTCGATGGGCAAGGAGGAGGAGAAGCTCGCGCGACTGCGCGACCTGGGCGCCTACAAGGTCACGCAGGAGCTCATGTCGCTGGCGCAGGGCGACGCGATCTTCATCCACTGCCTTCCGGCCGACCGCGGCTACGAGGTCGACGGCGAGGTGATCGACGGTCCGCAGAGCGTCGTGTGGGACGAGGCCGAGAACCGGCTCCACGCGCAGAAGGCCCTGCTGGTCTGGCTCCTGCGCCAGCAGGACTGA
- a CDS encoding acetylornithine transaminase, with protein MTDSDKAAWQEDAGRDLLRNAGDRLALIVRGEGAHVWDDEGRRYLDFLAGVAVTSLGHAHPVFVDAVSKQAANLAHVSNYFATPPQLALAARLKRLAGTGPSGRVYFGNSGAEANEAAFKLARLHGGSKRPRILSLRNAFHGRTMGTLALTGKPAMQEPFLPMVAGVEHIDSTLEALEAEMDDRVAALFVEPIKGEAGVVELPDGYLKAARELTEKHGALLILDEIQTGAGRTGAWFAFQHDGITPDAITVAKGIGGGFPIGALITFGAAGDLFFPGSHGSTFGGNALATAVSDAVLAEIESAGLVDNAVQRGVELRQAVDAIGSPLVSGCHGQGLLIGIRLTHAVAGAVAAAAQQHGLIVNPVNDETIRIAPPLTIGDEEIREFAELFAAALATVESAVLLDADTAVAATDPEGVTA; from the coding sequence GTGACCGACAGCGACAAGGCGGCCTGGCAGGAGGACGCGGGGCGCGACCTCCTGCGCAACGCGGGGGACCGGCTCGCACTCATAGTGCGCGGCGAGGGCGCGCACGTGTGGGATGACGAGGGCCGACGCTACCTCGACTTCCTCGCCGGCGTCGCGGTCACGTCGCTCGGGCACGCGCACCCCGTGTTCGTCGACGCCGTGTCGAAGCAGGCCGCGAACCTCGCCCACGTCTCGAACTACTTCGCGACGCCGCCGCAGCTCGCGCTCGCCGCTCGCCTCAAGCGCCTCGCCGGCACCGGACCCTCGGGTCGCGTGTACTTCGGCAACTCCGGCGCCGAGGCGAACGAGGCCGCGTTCAAGCTCGCGCGCCTCCACGGCGGTTCGAAGCGGCCGCGCATCCTGTCGCTGCGCAACGCGTTCCACGGCCGCACGATGGGCACGCTCGCGCTCACCGGAAAGCCCGCGATGCAGGAGCCGTTCCTGCCGATGGTCGCGGGCGTCGAGCACATCGACTCGACCCTCGAGGCGCTCGAGGCCGAGATGGACGACCGCGTCGCCGCCCTGTTCGTCGAGCCGATCAAGGGCGAGGCGGGCGTCGTCGAGCTCCCCGACGGCTACCTGAAGGCCGCGCGAGAGCTCACCGAGAAGCACGGCGCGCTCCTGATCCTCGACGAGATCCAGACGGGCGCCGGCCGCACCGGAGCGTGGTTCGCCTTCCAGCACGACGGCATCACTCCCGACGCGATCACGGTTGCGAAGGGGATCGGCGGCGGCTTCCCGATCGGCGCGCTGATCACGTTCGGCGCCGCGGGCGATCTTTTCTTCCCGGGCAGCCACGGCTCGACGTTCGGCGGCAACGCCCTCGCCACGGCGGTCTCCGACGCGGTCCTCGCCGAGATCGAGTCCGCCGGGCTCGTCGACAACGCGGTGCAGCGCGGCGTCGAGCTGCGCCAGGCGGTCGACGCGATCGGCTCGCCGCTGGTGAGCGGATGCCACGGCCAGGGCCTTCTCATCGGCATCCGCCTCACCCACGCCGTCGCAGGGGCCGTCGCCGCGGCCGCGCAGCAGCACGGCCTCATCGTGAATCCCGTCAACGACGAGACGATCCGCATCGCGCCGCCGCTGACGATCGGCGACGAGGAGATCCGCGAGTTCGCCGAGCTGTTCGCCGCGGCGCTCGCGACGGTGGAGTCGGCTGTACTGCTCGACGCCGACACGGCGGTTGCCGCGACCGACCCCGAGGGGGTGACCGCGTGA
- the argB gene encoding acetylglutamate kinase, with protein MTDLQDTDPAEASAKAATLIESLPWLRRFRDQVIVIKYGGNAMISDELQDAFAADIAYLRYVGVKPVVVHGGGPQISSMLDRLAIPSEFKGGYRVTSTEAISVVRMVLTGQINPQLVSKINAHGPFATGLSGEDAGLFGGRRRGVVVDGVEHDLGRVGDVVQVDPQPVLDHLAADRIPVVSSIAPDLDNPGHSLNVNADAAAAALAVALGAAKLVVLTDVPGLYADWPDRDSLVSHLTADELRAMLPRLESGMIPKMQACLDAVEGGVETAAIIDGRVPHSVLVEIFTSKGIGTEVVAG; from the coding sequence ATGACCGATCTGCAGGACACCGACCCGGCCGAGGCATCCGCCAAGGCAGCGACGCTCATCGAGTCGCTGCCGTGGCTGCGGCGCTTCCGCGACCAGGTCATCGTGATCAAGTACGGCGGGAACGCGATGATCAGCGACGAGCTGCAGGACGCGTTCGCGGCCGACATCGCCTACCTGCGGTACGTCGGCGTCAAGCCTGTGGTCGTCCACGGGGGTGGGCCGCAGATCTCGTCGATGCTCGACCGGCTGGCGATCCCGAGCGAGTTCAAGGGCGGCTACCGCGTCACGAGCACCGAGGCGATCTCGGTCGTGCGCATGGTGCTGACGGGCCAGATCAACCCGCAGCTCGTGTCGAAGATCAACGCGCACGGGCCGTTCGCGACCGGGCTCTCGGGCGAGGACGCGGGCCTGTTCGGAGGCCGCCGCCGCGGTGTCGTCGTCGACGGCGTGGAGCACGACCTCGGACGCGTGGGTGACGTCGTGCAGGTCGACCCGCAACCCGTGCTCGACCACCTCGCCGCAGACCGCATCCCGGTGGTCTCGAGCATCGCTCCGGACCTCGACAACCCGGGCCACTCCTTGAACGTGAACGCGGATGCCGCGGCCGCCGCCCTCGCGGTCGCACTCGGCGCCGCGAAACTCGTCGTGCTCACCGACGTGCCGGGCCTGTACGCCGACTGGCCCGACCGCGACTCGCTCGTGTCGCACCTGACCGCCGACGAGCTGCGCGCGATGCTGCCGCGGCTCGAGTCCGGCATGATCCCGAAGATGCAGGCGTGCCTCGACGCGGTCGAGGGCGGCGTGGAGACCGCCGCGATCATCGACGGGCGAGTGCCGCACTCGGTGCTCGTGGAGATCTTCACCAGCAAGGGAATCGGAACAGAGGTGGTGGCAGGGTGA
- the argJ gene encoding bifunctional glutamate N-acetyltransferase/amino-acid acetyltransferase ArgJ, whose translation MSVTAAMGFEAAGVAAGLKSTGRSDVAVVVNRGPLKAGAAVFTSNRAKANPILWSQQAIQDGVVEAIVLNSGGANCFTGSFGFQTTHQTAEKAAELLGVSPGDVLVCSTGLIGTGDEVFRQKVLEGTERAIASLSDDGGVAASEAIMTTDSRPKRSERSQDGWTIGGMAKGAGMLAPGLATMLVVLTTDAVLTSDEADAHLRAAARVTFDRLDSDGCMSTNDQVTLMASGASGVTPSQEKFRALLTEVCDDLAAQLQADAEGASHDITIRVTNAASEHEAVVVGRSVARNNLFKAAIFGNDPNWGRVLAAIGTTDAAFDPYDVDVWMNGVRVCTAGGPDRPREEVDLTPRATDVLIDLKTGPASATIRTNDLTHDYVHENSAYSS comes from the coding sequence GTGAGCGTCACCGCAGCGATGGGCTTCGAGGCGGCGGGCGTCGCCGCCGGGCTGAAGTCGACCGGCAGGTCGGATGTGGCGGTCGTCGTCAACCGCGGACCGCTCAAGGCCGGCGCGGCCGTCTTCACGAGCAACCGCGCCAAGGCGAACCCCATCCTGTGGTCGCAGCAGGCGATCCAGGACGGCGTCGTCGAGGCGATCGTCCTGAACTCCGGAGGCGCGAACTGCTTCACGGGGTCCTTCGGGTTCCAGACGACGCACCAGACCGCCGAGAAGGCGGCGGAGCTGCTCGGCGTGAGCCCGGGCGACGTCCTCGTGTGCTCGACGGGGCTCATCGGCACGGGCGACGAGGTCTTCCGCCAGAAGGTGCTCGAGGGCACCGAGCGGGCGATCGCGAGCCTTTCGGACGACGGCGGGGTCGCGGCATCCGAGGCCATCATGACGACCGACTCGCGGCCGAAGCGCTCCGAGCGCTCGCAAGACGGCTGGACGATCGGCGGAATGGCCAAGGGCGCGGGCATGCTCGCGCCGGGACTGGCGACGATGCTCGTTGTCCTCACCACCGACGCCGTGCTCACGTCCGACGAAGCCGACGCCCACCTGCGCGCCGCGGCGCGCGTCACGTTCGACCGCCTCGACTCCGACGGCTGCATGTCGACGAACGACCAGGTGACCCTCATGGCGAGCGGCGCGAGCGGCGTCACGCCCTCCCAGGAGAAGTTCCGCGCGCTGCTCACCGAGGTGTGCGACGACCTCGCGGCCCAGCTGCAGGCCGACGCCGAAGGCGCGAGCCACGACATCACGATCCGGGTGACGAACGCCGCGTCGGAGCACGAGGCGGTCGTCGTCGGACGCTCCGTCGCCCGCAACAACCTGTTCAAGGCGGCGATCTTCGGCAACGACCCGAACTGGGGCCGCGTCCTTGCGGCGATCGGCACGACGGACGCCGCGTTCGACCCGTACGACGTCGACGTGTGGATGAACGGCGTACGCGTGTGCACCGCCGGCGGCCCCGACCGGCCTCGCGAAGAGGTGGATCTCACTCCCCGCGCGACCGACGTGCTCATCGACCTCAAGACCGGACCCGCGTCGGCGACGATCCGCACGAACGACCTGACCCACGATTACGTGCACGAGAACAGCGCCTACTCCTCATGA
- the argC gene encoding N-acetyl-gamma-glutamyl-phosphate reductase: protein MTYSVAVSGASGYAGGEILRLLAAHPDIEIRTVTAHSNAGQPLIEHQPHLRSLAHLELQETTPEILAGHDIVFLALPHGQSGQYTDALGDVPLIIDAGADHRLESVADWDRFYGGSFHDPWTYGVPELPFRGGKQRERLVGATRIAAPGCNASTVSLSLAPGVAAGVIDPSDIVSVLAVGPSGAGKSLKPHLLGSELLGTANPYAVGGVHRHIPEIRQALAAARVTDADASSRSSRSATGDEGIRISFTPVLVPMARGILATSSAPIAPGATDADIRGAWEAAYGDETFVQLLPEGSFPRTADVLGANTALMGLAIDRAANRVVVVTAVDNLVKGTAGAAVQSMNIALGLSEDRALTVNGVAP from the coding sequence ATGACCTATTCGGTCGCCGTATCCGGCGCATCCGGCTATGCGGGAGGCGAGATCCTCCGCCTTCTGGCCGCGCACCCCGATATCGAGATCCGCACCGTCACGGCGCATTCGAACGCCGGCCAGCCCCTCATCGAGCACCAGCCGCACCTGCGTTCGCTCGCTCACCTCGAGCTGCAGGAGACGACCCCCGAGATCCTCGCGGGCCACGACATCGTGTTCCTCGCGCTGCCGCACGGCCAATCCGGTCAGTACACGGACGCCCTCGGCGACGTGCCGCTCATCATCGACGCGGGCGCCGATCACCGGCTCGAGTCGGTCGCGGATTGGGATCGCTTCTACGGCGGTTCCTTCCACGATCCGTGGACGTACGGTGTGCCCGAGCTCCCGTTCCGCGGCGGCAAGCAGCGCGAACGGCTCGTGGGGGCGACCCGCATCGCGGCTCCGGGCTGCAACGCATCGACCGTGAGCCTGTCGCTCGCGCCGGGCGTCGCGGCGGGTGTCATCGACCCGTCCGACATCGTGAGCGTACTCGCGGTCGGCCCGTCCGGCGCGGGCAAGAGCCTCAAGCCGCATCTGCTCGGAAGCGAGCTGCTCGGCACGGCGAACCCGTACGCGGTCGGCGGCGTGCACCGCCACATCCCCGAGATCCGGCAGGCGCTCGCGGCGGCGCGGGTGACGGATGCTGACGCTTCGTCTCGCTCCTCTCGCTCAGCGACCGGTGATGAGGGCATCCGCATCTCGTTCACTCCCGTCCTCGTGCCGATGGCGCGCGGGATCCTCGCGACGTCGTCCGCGCCGATCGCGCCGGGGGCGACGGATGCCGACATCCGCGGCGCGTGGGAGGCGGCGTACGGCGACGAGACGTTCGTGCAGCTGCTGCCGGAGGGGTCGTTCCCGCGCACAGCCGATGTGCTCGGCGCCAACACCGCGCTCATGGGGCTGGCGATCGACCGTGCCGCGAACCGCGTCGTGGTCGTGACCGCCGTCGACAACCTCGTGAAGGGCACGGCGGGCGCCGCCGTCCAATCGATGAACATCGCGCTGGGCCTTTCCGAGGACCGCGCCCTCACCGTGAACGGAGTCGCGCCGTGA
- a CDS encoding NAD-dependent epimerase/dehydratase family protein, whose product MTNVLILGGTGWLSGWVARRWLEAGASVTCLARGARPAPEGAELVVADRAEPYPYAAVAEREWDEIVDISSRAEHVAAAVQALGPRTKHWTYVSTISVYADATAVGADESAPLAEPAEPGDEYDYSREKVAAEASVRSAVGDRAAIVRAGLIVGPGDPTDRFGYWVSRFALAGEEPALVPAARGLMAQVIDVDDLAAYIVAVGRGRWSGTANATGDPMPFTEFVELARRAAGHSGELVTADPEWLAAHEVDHWMGPRSLPLWLPADMPGHSTRTNAVYRSTGGTLRPVTETLARTLDDERARGLDRERQSGLSRADELALIAELSG is encoded by the coding sequence ATGACGAACGTTCTCATCCTCGGCGGAACCGGCTGGCTGAGCGGATGGGTCGCCCGTCGCTGGCTCGAGGCGGGTGCGAGCGTGACGTGCCTCGCGCGCGGCGCGCGACCGGCGCCCGAGGGTGCTGAGCTCGTCGTGGCGGATCGCGCCGAGCCCTATCCGTACGCGGCGGTCGCGGAGCGCGAGTGGGACGAGATCGTCGACATCTCGTCGCGCGCCGAGCACGTCGCAGCGGCTGTGCAGGCGCTCGGTCCGCGCACGAAGCACTGGACGTACGTCTCCACGATCTCGGTGTACGCCGACGCCACGGCGGTCGGCGCCGACGAGTCCGCGCCGCTGGCCGAGCCGGCCGAGCCCGGCGACGAGTACGACTACAGCCGCGAGAAGGTGGCGGCCGAGGCATCCGTCCGCTCCGCCGTCGGCGACCGCGCGGCCATCGTGCGCGCGGGACTCATCGTCGGCCCCGGCGACCCGACAGATCGGTTCGGGTACTGGGTCTCGCGCTTCGCGCTCGCGGGGGAGGAGCCCGCGCTCGTGCCGGCGGCCAGGGGCCTCATGGCGCAGGTCATCGACGTCGACGACCTCGCCGCCTATATCGTCGCGGTCGGTCGAGGCAGGTGGAGCGGCACCGCCAACGCGACGGGCGATCCGATGCCGTTCACCGAGTTCGTCGAACTCGCGCGGCGGGCCGCGGGGCACAGCGGCGAGCTCGTGACGGCCGATCCCGAGTGGCTCGCCGCGCATGAGGTCGACCACTGGATGGGACCGCGCTCGCTGCCATTGTGGCTGCCCGCCGACATGCCCGGCCACTCGACGCGCACGAACGCCGTCTACCGCTCGACCGGGGGAACGCTGCGCCCCGTCACCGAGACGCTGGCCCGCACGCTCGACGACGAACGCGCCCGCGGCCTCGACCGCGAACGGCAGTCGGGCCTGTCCCGCGCCGACGAGCTCGCGCTGATCGCCGAGCTCTCCGGCTGA